A genomic stretch from Barnesiella intestinihominis YIT 11860 includes:
- a CDS encoding PD-(D/E)XK nuclease family protein gives MTPFLYRIAQAFYKKYGNEISRLAFVFPNRRSGIFFQKYLAEVSGKPIFSPKVTTINDLMAELSPYTLIDRISLLVTLYKKYIELRKSDETFDNFVFWGDMLLGDFDDVDKYMVDARQLFTNIHDLKEIDEFYLTEEQIEIVKRFWGHLFFPSTESDNKQQFIQLWQILFDLYTGLRDELSSRNKAYEGMIFRDVAEQSKRKEALDLPYTQVVFIGFNAITEAEKIFMEYLRDIGIGDFYWDYYAPTLQDSYNKAAFFLNDNKRRFPSKIEIDEHIEQTPQIELISIPSAVGQAKQATDILQSLIDNNHLSPEKAINTAIVLPDEELLLPMLYSIPPEISTVNITMGYTLQHTTVAALMELIYQMQRHVRFSKGEPRFYHLDVKQLLGHRFIASRIGEKAYQITNFINENNRTFVSPKELGNHRLIKLLFLIPRTTDEAAAYLIELLEYLQQGGNRSDSSEDGDEETPVGFSAIELEFMYHYYITVKRLRDVIAEQDIKMTVETFFRLLGKMAASISIPFQGEPLSGLQIMGVLETRALDFDNLIILSMNEGVFPVKKVAATFIPYNLRKGFGMATTEHQDSIYAYYFYRMISRAKRVFLLYDSRTDGLKSGEVSRYIYQLKYHYRIPIQEIQINCDIATFSPITISIDKRKYGIEKKLADFMQEGNSALSASAINRYLNCPLQFYLQYIEKIEQTDEVAESVDSSTFGSIYHGMMQKIYNRIKGEKEKITVTADHIDTIRKDKGLLTRYLEECFAKEYYKTPHSPEPLTGYDYLTGEIILKLIDKTLEKDRALTPFSYVASELPIHKNISIENNRSIQLKGFIDRVDERNGLIRIVDYKTGRERLDFKSVTELFDPSEKDRKKAIMQVLFYCKLYKLDKAPMQPLQPSIYIVRNLFDKFESFLKYDKEPLTDFNLVEKEFDLYLTRCLEDIFDLDKPFSQTTVESHCKYCDFKQLCKR, from the coding sequence ATGACACCCTTTCTATATCGCATAGCCCAAGCCTTTTACAAAAAATACGGTAACGAAATCTCTCGACTTGCATTTGTTTTTCCCAACCGGCGAAGCGGCATTTTTTTTCAAAAATATTTGGCCGAAGTTTCCGGGAAACCGATCTTCTCGCCCAAAGTAACCACGATAAACGACCTAATGGCCGAGCTATCGCCCTATACCTTAATAGACCGAATCAGCCTACTTGTAACGTTGTATAAAAAATACATCGAACTGAGAAAGAGCGATGAGACATTCGACAATTTCGTCTTTTGGGGAGACATGCTGTTAGGTGATTTCGACGATGTGGATAAATACATGGTCGATGCTCGGCAATTATTTACCAATATACACGATCTGAAAGAGATAGACGAATTTTATCTGACCGAAGAGCAAATAGAAATCGTCAAACGTTTCTGGGGGCATCTGTTTTTTCCTTCCACCGAAAGCGATAATAAACAGCAATTCATTCAACTGTGGCAAATCCTTTTCGATCTTTATACCGGATTACGAGATGAACTATCCTCCCGAAACAAAGCCTATGAAGGCATGATATTCCGAGACGTCGCCGAACAAAGTAAACGGAAAGAAGCTCTCGACTTACCTTATACACAAGTGGTATTTATCGGATTCAATGCTATCACCGAAGCCGAAAAAATATTCATGGAATATTTACGTGACATCGGCATAGGAGATTTCTATTGGGATTATTACGCTCCCACCTTGCAAGATTCATATAACAAAGCGGCGTTCTTTCTCAACGATAATAAACGAAGATTCCCATCAAAAATCGAGATCGACGAGCATATCGAACAAACGCCTCAGATCGAATTAATATCGATACCGTCGGCTGTCGGGCAGGCAAAACAAGCGACAGATATACTTCAAAGCCTTATCGACAATAATCATTTATCTCCCGAAAAGGCCATCAATACAGCCATCGTTCTCCCCGACGAAGAATTGTTGCTTCCTATGCTATACTCCATTCCACCGGAAATCTCTACGGTAAACATCACTATGGGATATACGTTGCAACACACCACTGTCGCAGCACTCATGGAATTGATATACCAAATGCAGCGCCACGTCCGGTTCTCAAAAGGAGAGCCGAGATTCTATCATCTCGATGTAAAACAATTATTGGGACATCGGTTCATAGCGTCCCGAATAGGCGAAAAAGCCTATCAAATAACGAATTTCATCAACGAAAACAATCGCACATTCGTTTCTCCAAAAGAATTAGGGAATCATCGACTGATAAAACTTCTGTTTCTTATCCCCCGTACGACAGATGAAGCGGCAGCCTATCTGATAGAATTGCTCGAATATTTGCAACAAGGTGGAAATAGGAGCGATTCATCAGAAGACGGCGACGAAGAAACTCCTGTGGGATTCTCGGCGATAGAACTGGAATTTATGTATCACTACTACATTACCGTCAAACGGTTACGTGATGTCATCGCCGAGCAAGATATAAAGATGACCGTAGAAACATTCTTTCGGCTATTGGGGAAAATGGCCGCTTCGATTTCCATACCGTTTCAAGGAGAGCCTTTATCGGGATTACAAATCATGGGCGTACTCGAAACTCGTGCGCTCGATTTCGATAATCTTATTATCCTTTCCATGAACGAAGGGGTGTTCCCCGTTAAGAAAGTAGCTGCCACATTCATTCCCTACAATTTAAGAAAAGGATTTGGCATGGCTACGACAGAGCATCAAGATAGTATTTATGCCTACTACTTTTACCGCATGATAAGCCGGGCTAAACGGGTATTCTTATTATACGACAGTCGCACCGACGGACTCAAAAGCGGAGAAGTGAGCCGATATATATACCAACTGAAATACCATTACCGCATACCCATACAAGAAATACAGATCAATTGCGACATAGCGACCTTCTCTCCGATAACAATCTCCATCGATAAACGGAAATATGGCATAGAAAAAAAATTAGCCGATTTCATGCAAGAAGGAAATAGCGCATTATCGGCCAGTGCAATAAATCGTTATTTGAACTGTCCTTTACAATTTTATCTGCAATACATCGAAAAGATAGAACAAACCGACGAAGTCGCAGAAAGCGTCGATAGCAGTACTTTCGGTAGCATTTATCACGGTATGATGCAAAAAATCTACAACCGTATCAAAGGCGAAAAAGAAAAAATAACTGTCACCGCCGACCACATCGACACCATACGCAAAGACAAAGGCTTGCTCACCCGGTATCTCGAAGAATGTTTTGCCAAAGAGTATTACAAAACTCCACATAGCCCCGAACCGCTAACCGGGTATGATTACCTGACTGGGGAAATCATTCTTAAACTGATTGACAAAACTCTGGAAAAAGACCGTGCCCTTACGCCTTTTTCCTATGTAGCCTCTGAACTTCCCATACATAAAAACATATCTATCGAAAACAACCGATCCATACAGTTGAAAGGCTTTATCGACCGGGTAGACGAACGTAACGGACTTATTCGTATCGTCGATTATAAAACCGGACGAGAAAGACTCGATTTCAAATCGGTAACAGAACTTTTCGACCCTTCTGAAAAAGATCGTAAAAAAGCAATCATGCAGGTGTTATTTTACTGCAAATTGTATAAACTAGACAAAGCACCTATGCAACCTTTACAGCCGTCTATTTATATTGTCCGTAACTTATTCGATAAATTCGAATCCTTCTTGAAATACGACAAAGAGCCTCTCACAGACTTTAACCTTGTAGAAAAAGAATTCGACCTATACCTTACTCGTTGTTTAGAAGATATATTCGACCTCGACAAACCATTTTCACAAACCACTGTTGAATCGCATTGTAAATATTGCGATTTCAAACAGTTGTGCAAACGATAA
- a CDS encoding Crp/Fnr family transcriptional regulator yields the protein MDLRDIINSIYPISEKSMDRLLSCSLELGLPKGHRLLEAGKIESDIFFIKRGIVRAYVSHEGKDITFWIGKEGATIMSLKSYVKNEAGYETIELMEDSLLYCLKRSDLYRLFEEDIDIANWGRKLAELEFLRAEEKLIPLLFTTASERYRVLLERTPDLLQRIPLECLASYLGITPVSLSRIRAKLK from the coding sequence ATGGATTTACGAGACATAATCAACAGCATATATCCGATATCGGAGAAATCGATGGATAGGTTGTTATCTTGTTCTTTGGAACTCGGACTCCCTAAGGGGCATCGCCTATTGGAGGCAGGGAAAATCGAGTCGGATATATTCTTTATAAAAAGAGGAATTGTGAGGGCCTATGTTTCGCACGAAGGTAAAGATATAACGTTTTGGATCGGGAAAGAGGGGGCGACTATCATGTCATTGAAAAGTTATGTAAAGAATGAGGCTGGATACGAAACCATAGAGCTTATGGAAGATTCTCTTTTGTATTGCTTAAAGAGGAGCGATTTGTATCGCTTGTTTGAGGAAGACATCGATATAGCGAATTGGGGGAGAAAACTCGCCGAATTGGAATTTTTGCGAGCAGAGGAAAAACTAATTCCACTGTTATTCACGACGGCTTCCGAACGTTATAGAGTTTTGTTGGAGCGTACTCCCGATTTGTTACAAAGAATTCCCTTAGAATGTCTTGCCTCATATTTGGGAATTACTCCTGTAAGTTTAAGCCGTATAAGGGCGAAGTTAAAATAA
- a CDS encoding tetratricopeptide repeat protein encodes MKRGFLFVCLWLYSFNFWGREVIGTYWKPIDNTFDSIADVLELEFISTDSIYYRDSLIQELYTIARAHHKEPMYLWRAKFWDARSQLKKNNSDSTIHLIDEAYQQVDSIRYVYDYMRVFHLWTIMHKNQPHVAYKNLKKISEYYARTNNLFMLAHAYIDMGNILSRLKDYPKALEYLQKADSYYKKLNKPVYRAKNQLNISSVLYSMNEEVQAEKILYKLLENPVCVEDTSFYINTLLLLTEHDVPLSKKYVSEAYRLSTEFANKRLLIQSECFMGRFYQNNHRPDSALYYYRKACRRMNIRNIDLIVPVIKNMSECFAAIQQEDSAYVYLNKYEQYKDSLDQVNSLAEIRRMESRAAIEKQELELQQAEERGRFRFVLILVVCAFILCIAALICYIFWKKSREEKIKKQLKELENKELVTRLENEMLQNNCFKVELEYKDRELASNSLIIMEKNQVLESLVDELEKEKDAGNIQSNTALQISNNIRMHLGTDDEWDFFKMQFVKVHPDFFVRLKTLCPSITEGELRLCAYIRTGMENKHIAQMLSLQPESVKKNRYRLRQKLNLGKESLEDFLRGI; translated from the coding sequence ATGAAAAGAGGTTTTTTATTCGTTTGTTTATGGTTATATTCCTTTAACTTTTGGGGGCGTGAGGTTATAGGGACGTATTGGAAGCCTATCGATAATACATTCGATTCGATTGCAGATGTGCTTGAATTGGAATTTATATCTACCGATAGTATTTATTATCGGGATTCGTTGATACAGGAATTATATACCATAGCCAGAGCTCACCATAAAGAACCGATGTACCTGTGGCGAGCTAAATTTTGGGATGCAAGGTCGCAGCTTAAAAAGAATAATTCCGATTCTACAATTCATTTAATTGATGAGGCCTATCAGCAGGTAGATTCCATACGTTATGTTTATGATTATATGCGTGTTTTTCATTTATGGACAATTATGCATAAAAATCAGCCGCATGTTGCTTATAAGAATTTAAAGAAAATATCGGAGTATTATGCCCGGACGAACAATCTGTTCATGTTGGCTCATGCTTATATCGATATGGGAAACATACTGAGTCGCCTGAAAGATTATCCTAAGGCGTTGGAGTATTTGCAGAAAGCAGATTCTTATTATAAGAAACTGAATAAGCCGGTTTATCGGGCAAAAAACCAGTTGAATATTTCGAGCGTTTTATATTCGATGAATGAAGAGGTGCAGGCCGAAAAAATTCTTTATAAGCTGTTGGAAAATCCTGTTTGTGTTGAAGATACGTCTTTCTATATCAATACTTTGTTATTGTTGACTGAACATGATGTACCTCTGAGTAAAAAATATGTTTCAGAAGCGTATCGATTGTCTACCGAATTTGCGAATAAAAGACTGTTGATTCAGTCGGAGTGTTTTATGGGGCGTTTTTACCAAAATAATCATAGACCGGATAGTGCTTTGTATTATTATAGAAAGGCATGCCGTAGAATGAATATTCGGAATATCGACCTCATCGTTCCTGTCATAAAGAATATGTCGGAATGTTTTGCTGCCATACAGCAGGAGGACAGTGCTTATGTTTATTTGAACAAGTATGAACAATATAAAGATTCGTTGGACCAAGTAAACAGTTTGGCTGAAATTAGACGTATGGAAAGCCGGGCGGCCATAGAGAAACAGGAACTCGAATTGCAGCAGGCGGAAGAAAGAGGCAGGTTCCGGTTCGTTTTGATTCTTGTCGTTTGTGCATTCATACTTTGTATTGCCGCATTGATTTGTTATATATTTTGGAAAAAGAGTAGGGAGGAGAAGATAAAGAAACAATTGAAAGAGTTGGAAAATAAAGAATTGGTGACTCGGTTGGAGAATGAGATGTTGCAGAATAATTGTTTCAAAGTGGAATTGGAGTACAAAGATAGGGAGCTTGCCTCCAATTCGTTGATCATCATGGAGAAGAACCAAGTATTGGAATCTCTTGTCGATGAGTTGGAAAAAGAAAAAGATGCCGGAAATATTCAATCGAACACGGCTTTGCAAATTAGTAACAATATAAGAATGCACTTGGGGACCGACGATGAATGGGATTTCTTTAAAATGCAATTTGTAAAGGTACATCCCGATTTCTTTGTTCGGTTGAAGACTTTGTGTCCATCTATTACCGAAGGGGAGCTTCGTTTATGTGCATATATCCGTACAGGTATGGAAAATAAACATATAGCCCAAATGCTCTCTTTACAACCTGAGAGCGTTAAGAAAAATCGTTATCGTTTGAGACAAAAGTTGAATTTGGGGAAAGAGTCGCTCGAAGATTTTTTGAGAGGTATTTAA
- a CDS encoding carboxypeptidase regulatory-like domain-containing protein, whose translation MRKEKLFHLLVLLGFTLLSMTISAQTDSRDVYGWLRYDDYNQDEYGICKFKTDAADDIQPVWPYDQARVACAGAFAEGFYYVYLYETDGYNATPYSFNRIDLSTGESTQVADYRGMPFLFQDMTYDYSTQTMYAIGYDESVYTTLLLKVNLTTGETTIAGEIGESKYVALACSYEGQLYAIDVDYGDLWSIDKFTGAATDIGYTGERVSEDLQSMEFDHETNTLYWAGYNFWGTINTSTGAAEGISKLGNYAQVVGLYIPFKKTNPNAPAEISDLQITPGANGELSAELSWTNPSLTFGGNKLTNLTKIEIYRNEQLVHEITNPTIGEKSNWQDTGIQQNGSVVYRITAINNEGTSSTTAQAIFIGRDVPAAPSQLSLIALDENRAKITWTTPQTGANGGWIDASALTYKITRLPDSIVVAETTTGNEYIDNSITKLNIYSYQIQAITPDGAGPTATTDRLVMGPALTVPYRCNFATDDQFALWNVIDANNDKYTWKRETTLAAAYYYYNEDGETGGDDWLVSSPIHLEKDKIYRLKFKLQSYDVGYPEKVAVHLGTGASVAEQTTLLGDYEIESNTFVEYKVILPEKLESGNYHISFHCHSEPYMFILYVTDVLLEEVSEGVLSGVVTNGQTPLEGVEVTIKDAETKCTTDEKGFYEFKELEAGNYTLTFNKTGYRYIEQSDIIVEMGDTAKINTTLEELPTYSVSGKIVNSKNEPISHAKVSITGYTDYSTESGSDGTFIFPQVYQSNLYALTIERYGLSNDTLTLNIENSNIVLDDIILKDKPLPPYSLQAEIQGEQVKLEWKEPMDTRLFRHDNGIHGGRLGTTGSTVKSVYGSVFRTPTKLTGMTWFTENYLTTHHTVNIFVFDLDTEGEPTSTILYSQTNVPNKDMEWSSFEFPEPINAPNGYMLALSYEGHVGLGLDTGEGPDYPFTEKTNCFSEDYTTGKFTYTEEHDIKRSLMIRGIGILIGEDELPPATTDKKYQVWRLTAEQKDTPEQWELLTAETVEAYSYTDTNWSSLKQGFYHYAVKTVYNNGEIVSPAAFTQTLTKDMYTRVTLNIKTNTPTNEAKGAQVVLTNIDGNSEHIYTGTTDASGKIVFSNIWKGTYDINISLKGFNNYTAESEDFSTENSYEKSGYVLQEYIVNPFNLEVVKTDNEQERMFKWNVAEHLFDDFETHTDFVINSAGNIGWTYIDGDGQETYGIDDVDYINATLPKAYMIFNPYATDPNIALFDPNIRPRSGEKYLASFPARPGANNDFIISPELNFNRNFILKFYAKSYTEDYGKELMNVGYSVTGNDATDFIWLNGEKPIEVPMGNWTEYKYTIPAEAKYITINCVSNNIFVFMVDDIFIGVELPEGVDLNNMKENISFEVYLDGEKINTTQQSNYLFSGLNKGKHKAGVKAVFSSVTTPMTEIEFDVEEGSGIEENQLNGRTIHPNPAKETVTVSGEYDYLSIFDISGNEKSRYSYGETINVRNLPSGIYIVRIVSGSQTEVTKLVVTK comes from the coding sequence ATGAGAAAAGAAAAACTTTTTCATTTATTAGTATTATTAGGATTTACCTTATTATCCATGACCATCTCTGCCCAAACCGACAGTCGTGATGTTTACGGTTGGCTGAGATATGACGATTACAACCAAGACGAATACGGTATTTGTAAATTCAAAACCGATGCGGCCGATGACATTCAACCCGTATGGCCTTACGACCAAGCAAGAGTAGCCTGTGCAGGTGCATTCGCCGAAGGATTCTATTATGTTTATCTATATGAGACCGACGGTTATAATGCCACCCCTTACTCATTCAATCGCATAGATCTTTCCACCGGAGAGTCCACACAGGTCGCAGATTATAGAGGCATGCCATTTTTATTTCAGGATATGACATACGACTATTCGACCCAAACCATGTATGCCATCGGGTATGATGAAAGCGTCTATACAACACTGCTATTGAAAGTAAATCTAACCACCGGAGAAACGACCATTGCAGGAGAGATAGGCGAAAGCAAATATGTAGCCTTAGCCTGTTCTTATGAAGGTCAATTATATGCCATCGATGTAGACTATGGAGATTTATGGAGTATCGATAAATTTACGGGGGCAGCCACAGACATCGGCTATACCGGTGAACGGGTAAGCGAGGATCTTCAATCTATGGAGTTCGATCACGAAACAAATACTCTTTATTGGGCCGGATATAATTTTTGGGGAACGATAAATACCTCTACGGGAGCAGCAGAAGGGATTAGTAAATTAGGGAACTATGCACAAGTCGTAGGACTTTATATACCCTTCAAAAAAACGAATCCTAATGCTCCTGCCGAAATCTCGGATTTACAAATCACACCGGGAGCTAATGGAGAATTATCTGCCGAATTGAGTTGGACAAATCCATCTTTAACTTTCGGAGGGAATAAACTAACCAACTTAACAAAGATAGAAATTTATAGAAACGAACAACTCGTTCACGAAATCACAAACCCGACAATCGGAGAAAAAAGTAATTGGCAAGATACCGGAATACAACAAAATGGATCGGTTGTATATCGAATTACCGCAATCAATAACGAGGGAACAAGCAGCACCACGGCACAAGCAATATTTATAGGACGTGACGTACCGGCAGCTCCTTCCCAACTATCATTGATTGCCCTCGATGAAAACAGAGCAAAGATAACATGGACTACTCCACAAACCGGTGCAAACGGAGGTTGGATAGATGCCTCTGCTCTCACCTATAAAATTACTCGTCTTCCGGATTCTATCGTTGTAGCCGAAACTACGACCGGTAATGAGTATATAGATAATTCCATTACAAAACTAAATATCTATTCTTATCAGATACAAGCCATTACCCCCGATGGCGCAGGTCCAACCGCAACCACGGACAGGCTTGTCATGGGCCCGGCATTAACTGTACCTTACCGATGTAATTTCGCGACAGACGACCAATTCGCTCTCTGGAATGTGATCGACGCCAATAATGACAAATACACATGGAAACGGGAAACGACTCTTGCAGCCGCTTATTATTACTATAATGAAGATGGAGAAACCGGGGGAGACGATTGGTTGGTTTCTTCGCCGATTCATTTGGAAAAAGACAAAATCTATCGCTTAAAGTTTAAATTACAATCCTATGACGTAGGTTATCCCGAAAAGGTCGCCGTACATCTGGGTACAGGAGCTTCTGTCGCTGAACAGACGACCTTACTCGGCGACTACGAAATCGAAAGCAATACATTCGTCGAATATAAAGTCATTCTCCCCGAAAAGTTGGAATCAGGAAATTATCACATTTCTTTCCATTGCCACTCTGAGCCGTACATGTTTATCCTTTATGTAACCGACGTCTTATTAGAAGAAGTCAGCGAAGGGGTCTTATCGGGTGTCGTAACAAACGGACAAACACCTTTGGAGGGCGTGGAAGTAACCATAAAAGACGCTGAAACCAAATGCACTACCGATGAAAAAGGTTTCTATGAATTTAAAGAACTGGAAGCAGGGAACTATACATTGACGTTCAATAAAACAGGTTACCGCTATATCGAACAGAGCGATATAATCGTCGAAATGGGAGATACTGCGAAAATAAATACGACGTTGGAGGAACTGCCTACTTATTCCGTAAGCGGTAAAATAGTAAACAGTAAAAACGAACCTATCAGTCATGCGAAAGTATCGATAACCGGATATACCGATTACTCGACAGAATCCGGTTCCGACGGTACATTTATATTCCCACAAGTATATCAATCCAACCTATACGCACTAACCATCGAACGTTACGGGTTAAGCAACGATACACTGACTCTGAACATAGAAAATAGTAATATCGTTTTAGATGACATCATACTAAAAGACAAGCCTCTTCCACCCTATTCATTGCAAGCTGAAATTCAGGGAGAACAGGTAAAATTAGAGTGGAAAGAACCTATGGATACCCGTTTATTCCGTCACGATAACGGGATACATGGTGGAAGACTCGGAACAACAGGATCGACAGTAAAAAGCGTATATGGTTCGGTATTCAGAACACCGACCAAGCTAACCGGAATGACATGGTTCACAGAAAACTACCTTACCACACATCACACGGTCAATATTTTTGTGTTCGATTTAGATACCGAAGGAGAGCCCACTTCGACCATCTTATACTCTCAAACGAATGTTCCCAACAAAGATATGGAATGGAGCAGTTTTGAATTCCCGGAACCGATAAATGCACCGAATGGATACATGTTGGCACTCAGCTATGAAGGCCACGTCGGATTAGGACTCGATACAGGCGAAGGTCCCGACTATCCGTTTACCGAAAAAACAAATTGTTTCTCAGAGGATTACACGACCGGAAAGTTCACTTATACGGAAGAACACGATATCAAACGTTCTCTGATGATTCGCGGTATCGGTATTCTGATCGGTGAAGACGAATTACCGCCTGCCACGACAGATAAAAAATACCAAGTATGGAGACTAACCGCCGAACAGAAAGACACTCCGGAACAATGGGAATTATTAACCGCCGAAACAGTAGAGGCATATTCTTATACCGATACAAATTGGAGTTCCTTGAAACAAGGATTTTATCATTATGCAGTCAAAACCGTTTACAATAATGGAGAAATCGTTTCGCCGGCAGCATTCACGCAAACGTTAACGAAAGATATGTACACTCGGGTCACCCTCAATATAAAAACGAACACTCCTACCAACGAAGCGAAAGGAGCCCAAGTAGTTCTGACAAATATTGATGGAAACAGCGAACATATATACACCGGTACAACCGATGCTTCGGGTAAAATCGTCTTCTCCAATATATGGAAAGGGACTTACGATATAAACATTTCATTAAAAGGATTCAATAACTACACAGCTGAATCCGAAGACTTTTCCACTGAAAACAGTTACGAAAAATCTGGCTACGTATTACAAGAATATATCGTCAATCCGTTCAATCTCGAAGTGGTGAAAACCGACAACGAACAGGAGCGTATGTTCAAATGGAACGTGGCGGAACATCTTTTCGACGATTTTGAAACTCATACCGATTTTGTCATCAACTCGGCAGGAAACATAGGCTGGACTTATATCGACGGTGACGGTCAAGAAACTTATGGAATCGACGACGTAGACTACATCAATGCGACTCTTCCGAAAGCCTATATGATCTTTAACCCATACGCTACCGACCCCAACATCGCTCTTTTCGATCCTAATATCAGACCTCGTAGCGGAGAAAAATACTTAGCTTCATTCCCTGCACGTCCGGGTGCGAACAATGACTTTATCATTTCTCCCGAACTGAACTTCAATCGAAACTTTATATTGAAGTTTTATGCCAAGAGTTATACGGAAGATTATGGTAAAGAGTTGATGAACGTAGGATATTCGGTCACCGGTAATGACGCAACCGATTTCATCTGGCTGAACGGAGAAAAACCGATAGAAGTTCCGATGGGAAATTGGACGGAATATAAATATACCATTCCTGCCGAAGCCAAATATATAACGATTAACTGCGTCTCCAATAATATTTTCGTCTTTATGGTCGACGATATATTCATCGGAGTAGAGTTACCAGAAGGAGTCGATTTAAACAACATGAAAGAAAATATCTCTTTCGAAGTCTATTTAGATGGTGAAAAAATCAACACGACCCAACAGAGCAATTATCTGTTCTCCGGTCTGAATAAAGGTAAACATAAAGCAGGTGTGAAAGCTGTCTTTTCTTCGGTAACGACCCCTATGACAGAAATAGAGTTTGATGTGGAAGAAGGCAGCGGAATAGAAGAAAACCAATTAAACGGCAGAACGATTCACCCCAATCCGGCAAAAGAGACAGTAACAGTTTCCGGTGAATATGACTACTTGTCCATATTCGATATATCCGGGAATGAAAAGTCTCGTTATTCTTATGGAGAAACAATAAACGTACGGAACCTGCCATCGGGTATCTACATCGTCAGAATCGTTTCCGGCAGCCAAACAGAGGTGACCAAATTGGTCGTGACTAAATAA
- a CDS encoding DMT family transporter gives MTNWIILIVAGFFESCFAFCLGKMKGVVGLEYYFWGIGFLACLALSMILLAKAIQTIPIGTAYPVWTGIGAVGTVIVGIVFFHEPATFGRLFFVTTLIASIIGLKMV, from the coding sequence ATGACGAACTGGATTATTTTGATTGTAGCAGGATTCTTCGAATCGTGTTTCGCTTTTTGCTTAGGAAAAATGAAAGGAGTTGTAGGCCTCGAATATTACTTTTGGGGCATAGGTTTTCTAGCTTGTCTGGCTCTAAGTATGATACTTCTGGCCAAAGCCATACAGACAATTCCTATCGGCACGGCCTACCCTGTATGGACAGGAATCGGCGCTGTCGGTACGGTGATAGTAGGCATCGTCTTTTTCCATGAACCTGCAACTTTCGGTCGACTGTTTTTCGTTACGACATTAATTGCATCAATCATAGGTCTGAAAATGGTTTAA
- a CDS encoding DUF4186 domain-containing protein — MKKVKGSDFFCGELFPESTSVEKTEALPNTYDWGDLFERLSQSRFRSKFRLTTKEIVYLKEKGEDTIARHAADFIRKRLAPAVIPNDGKQTPMRGHPVFIAQHATGCCCRGCFEKWHRIPAGRELTDEEQHYAVAVVMEWIKRQLGE; from the coding sequence ATGAAGAAGGTTAAAGGAAGCGATTTTTTCTGCGGTGAATTATTCCCTGAATCGACTTCTGTCGAAAAAACAGAGGCTTTACCCAATACCTATGATTGGGGAGACCTTTTCGAACGACTTTCACAGTCCCGGTTCCGCAGCAAATTTCGTTTAACTACTAAGGAAATAGTGTATCTGAAAGAAAAAGGAGAGGATACGATTGCCCGTCATGCCGCCGATTTTATTCGTAAACGATTGGCTCCGGCCGTGATTCCCAACGATGGTAAACAAACTCCCATGCGCGGGCATCCCGTGTTTATAGCTCAACATGCCACCGGGTGTTGTTGCCGAGGTTGTTTCGAAAAATGGCATCGTATACCGGCCGGTCGAGAATTGACCGATGAGGAACAACATTATGCCGTGGCTGTGGTGATGGAGTGGATAAAACGACAGCTCGGAGAATAG
- a CDS encoding GNAT family N-acetyltransferase: MIIRFAEEKDIEQINKLLVQVNSIHHRGRPDLFKSGKKKYTDEELRKIMSDCDTPVLVAADDKDRVLGYAFCIFQQHRDSHILTDIKTLYIDDLCVDEGQRGNGVGKVIYDAVVRLAKEQGCYNVTLNVWCCNESAMTFYEKCGLKPQKVGMEMIL, encoded by the coding sequence ATGATAATAAGGTTTGCAGAAGAAAAGGATATAGAGCAGATAAACAAACTTTTGGTTCAAGTGAATAGTATTCATCATCGAGGACGCCCCGATTTATTTAAATCCGGGAAGAAAAAATATACAGATGAAGAATTAAGAAAAATTATGTCCGATTGTGATACCCCGGTTTTGGTAGCGGCAGATGATAAAGATAGAGTCTTGGGATATGCGTTTTGTATTTTTCAGCAACATCGGGATAGTCATATCCTCACGGATATAAAGACTCTGTATATCGACGATTTGTGTGTCGATGAAGGCCAACGGGGCAATGGTGTGGGTAAAGTGATTTATGATGCGGTGGTTCGGTTGGCTAAGGAACAAGGGTGTTACAATGTCACTTTAAATGTGTGGTGTTGCAACGAATCGGCTATGACGTTTTATGAAAAATGTGGTTTAAAACCTCAAAAAGTAGGAATGGAGATGATTTTGTAG